The following are encoded in a window of Bacteroidales bacterium genomic DNA:
- a CDS encoding GxxExxY protein, with the protein MKYQDKTQKIINAFYKVYNTLGYGFLEKVYQNALLIELRKMGFDCVANYPVKVYYEEQQ; encoded by the coding sequence ATGAAATACCAGGACAAAACCCAAAAGATCATCAACGCCTTTTACAAGGTATACAATACATTGGGTTATGGATTTCTTGAAAAGGTATATCAGAATGCCCTTCTCATAGAGCTAAGAAAGATGGGATTTGACTGTGTAGCAAATTATCCGGTAAAAGTTTATTATGAAGAACAACAGG